The Microbacterium sp. SORGH_AS_0862 genome has a segment encoding these proteins:
- a CDS encoding SDR family oxidoreductase, with the protein MSVLVVGASGAVGGAVVEGLLERGAEVRATSRSPEKLTLPASVQTFAADLDDPASFADALVGVDRVFLYADLAAPEPLLHTLAAAHVRHVVLLSSSAVTLPGAAEDFNGGRFLRVERAVEESGLAYTFLRPGGFASNAARWSWAIRSDGAVPLPHPDAVQAPIHEQDIADVAVIAMTSDALMGQAPSLSGPERLTLREQIEIIGDVIGRPLSVTEQTEAESAAMLSRHVPEVWVRQIIKDWREAVGSTPPLSAEYTRITGKPSRTFRRWVEDNKRLFQGEDSAGRVLSGGSAPD; encoded by the coding sequence ATGTCTGTTCTGGTTGTGGGTGCGAGCGGCGCCGTGGGCGGCGCGGTGGTGGAAGGACTCCTCGAGCGCGGAGCGGAGGTCCGTGCGACCAGTCGTTCGCCCGAGAAGCTGACTCTGCCCGCCTCCGTGCAGACCTTCGCCGCGGACCTCGACGACCCCGCATCCTTCGCCGATGCCCTTGTGGGCGTCGATCGGGTGTTCCTCTACGCAGATCTCGCTGCGCCGGAACCGCTGCTGCACACGCTTGCCGCCGCCCACGTGCGACATGTGGTGCTGCTGTCCTCCAGCGCCGTCACCCTGCCGGGCGCGGCGGAGGATTTCAACGGCGGCCGCTTCCTTCGCGTCGAACGAGCCGTCGAGGAGTCGGGGCTCGCCTACACGTTCCTCCGACCGGGCGGCTTCGCCAGCAACGCTGCGCGGTGGAGCTGGGCCATCAGGAGCGACGGAGCCGTCCCTCTCCCTCACCCGGATGCGGTGCAGGCCCCCATCCACGAACAGGACATCGCCGATGTCGCCGTGATCGCGATGACCTCGGACGCCCTGATGGGACAGGCGCCGTCACTCAGCGGACCCGAACGCCTCACGTTGCGCGAACAGATCGAGATCATCGGCGACGTCATCGGACGGCCGCTCTCGGTGACCGAACAGACGGAGGCGGAGTCGGCGGCGATGCTCTCGCGTCATGTTCCGGAGGTCTGGGTACGCCAGATCATCAAGGATTGGCGGGAGGCCGTCGGGTCCACCCCACCCCTGTCAGCCGAGTACACGCGCATCACCGGCAAGCCGTCTCGCACGTTCCGCCGATGGGTGGAAGACAACAAGCGCCTGTTCCAAGGGGAGGACAGCGCCGGCCGCGTCCTCAGCGGCGGGTCTGCCCCAGATTGA
- a CDS encoding TetR/AcrR family transcriptional regulator, whose protein sequence is MTSTGDGRARRGRSAKAPLSRQAILDAAKQLVRERGVDALTLRQVADRVETGPASLYAYFANRDVLLEHLLDAAYGEVELVEITTGGWKPALAATIGNTIDALGRYPGLGGVALGTIPTLPGALRLAEHELTLMDAGGVPDDRAALAVDLIAQFAASTAVERAVRHEDPRGAVQRGRVRAMYQEADPARFPRVTRSAALLTGPGDEARRVFAIDLIVNGIERRE, encoded by the coding sequence ATGACTTCGACAGGCGATGGGCGAGCCCGCCGCGGAAGATCCGCCAAGGCTCCGCTTTCTCGGCAGGCGATTCTGGATGCGGCGAAGCAACTGGTGCGCGAACGGGGGGTCGACGCGCTGACCCTGCGACAGGTCGCGGATCGCGTCGAAACGGGGCCTGCATCCCTGTACGCGTACTTCGCCAACCGTGACGTACTGCTCGAGCATCTTCTCGACGCGGCGTACGGCGAGGTGGAACTCGTCGAGATCACGACGGGCGGATGGAAGCCGGCGCTCGCCGCCACGATCGGCAACACCATCGACGCTCTCGGTCGCTACCCCGGCCTCGGAGGTGTCGCGCTCGGGACCATTCCGACGCTGCCAGGCGCGCTTCGGCTCGCGGAGCACGAGCTGACGCTGATGGATGCGGGAGGTGTGCCGGACGATCGTGCCGCGCTGGCCGTCGATCTCATCGCTCAGTTCGCCGCATCCACCGCCGTCGAACGGGCCGTGCGTCACGAGGATCCTCGCGGTGCCGTGCAGCGGGGGCGGGTGCGGGCCATGTACCAAGAGGCCGATCCCGCCCGGTTCCCTCGCGTGACGAGATCCGCCGCACTGCTGACCGGCCCGGGCGACGAGGCGCGACGCGTCTTCGCCATCGACCTCATCGTGAACGGGATCGAGCGCCGCGAGTGA
- a CDS encoding Ig-like domain-containing protein — protein MKALGSARWRALATIPIIAALLLPAAPAVAASAPAAVPAAAGDMLDPDTLPDPTARGPFAASTIQETKLGTVALQEPNSQGGAPTAGSAQAAENIEIRGALYYPSDRREPSPVLVLVHGNHGSCDVAGSNTTLSCNQFKRNEAGYAYLGENLATWGYTVFSVSQDQLMMRQDSTSGKGMHQRRLLIAATLDALTAANQPGGLPVDEHTTLGTTLVGKLDMTRIGLMGHSRGGDAVTSFIDYNRIRTDGPRYPLRGVIALAPVDYERKAPYGVPFMSVLPWCDGDVSNLQGARFFERSQYINGENPFPSIQVSHLGANHNWYNSVWFADGQDGNTSGDAACGDTRPSSTNNVAATNHRLSGAASYDPWSYRVDNSDTYNPLVNTKISGDPARMGAQEKLGLATMAAFFRRYVGGEGAFEPYMTGELSNTTTHNQVPASACPSITAGDTAISCADRVSTTYFAPSNERIDIIRPEVENPLTLNALGGALSGTGFANPYLDNDGVTPRPQPTLGYDWCNPEPNQFSTSVLGIAGQPTGAKACPLPGKAEIGGQNGTRENSPINQSYGRQLSLAWEKGSSATLTAQIPAASKDVSGMKALALSADVNFFDPRNPGYASREPGAPAADVMWNPSASSQDFDIVLTDTAGKAASVRAGDPRWGNALHMATGTKTPSTHIVLEQIRVPLTEFTAQGVDVSSLAKLELRFGVEGTPESGSIQLADVRFQEAATAAPMILSDGTAKNAGAGFGEPASGPSPKAFLEKTDITAGALALPDTVADPASNVTWVVDDDKVQCPNANFTKIQEAIDFASPWDTIVVCEGTYQERSTPTVAARNPVSALAPGATNGLTIAKPLKIKGAGADKVTIMPDQSLATLEGSTPYLRDTGGNVVTVSRQSLGSTDTNELFVDISGVTITSGSVWAEAGVAFVNTAGRISDSVIGPLKTATTPEERAAHPHGWGVVKTNFLQGAGAGTVETELTIADSRVTGFQSGGILFDGARGADGDAANLLRAGIRQHGYVTGTVIEGAPNAGQPQVGVRYTSGFDGFVASSRITGHRFDATPTSAVGVELRDAGAVEVRESVVTGNGVSVANRDASGTAPRTDAPVTVRGSLVDGLSADGSTVTVLDPKAVEPAGVPMTVGAVDNAAPAAAIVDPGAGLTIEVGDTIAPLVRAKDDLAVTSVELLANGKSVGLTGVSPYAFSWQAAEADKGTKVAFTAVVTDAGGMKTTTDALEVTVAGDAPGGQEPGGEEPGGQEPGGEEPGGQEPGGEEPGGQEPGGEESPAATAVLSLSAQTVKAGDPVTVSGAGFAPGTQLRLELHSVPVVLGNETVGADGSFQTTVTIPADAAAGAHTLRAFAASSELASVALEVTVSSPLAATGGALWTTGIVLGALLLAVGIAMLLLVVRRRMRVS, from the coding sequence GTGAAGGCACTCGGCTCCGCGCGCTGGCGCGCGCTCGCCACAATCCCCATCATCGCCGCTTTGCTTCTCCCCGCCGCGCCCGCGGTCGCTGCCTCCGCTCCGGCGGCCGTTCCGGCCGCTGCGGGCGACATGCTCGATCCGGACACGCTGCCCGACCCCACAGCGCGTGGGCCGTTCGCCGCCTCGACCATCCAGGAGACGAAGCTGGGCACGGTCGCGCTGCAGGAGCCCAACTCCCAGGGCGGTGCGCCGACGGCGGGCTCCGCGCAGGCGGCTGAGAACATCGAGATCCGGGGAGCGCTGTACTACCCGAGCGACCGCCGCGAGCCGTCACCCGTTCTCGTGCTCGTGCACGGCAACCACGGATCATGCGATGTCGCGGGCTCGAACACGACGCTCTCCTGCAACCAGTTCAAGCGCAACGAGGCGGGATACGCGTACCTCGGTGAGAACCTGGCGACGTGGGGGTACACGGTCTTCTCCGTGTCTCAGGACCAGCTGATGATGCGCCAGGACAGCACGAGCGGCAAGGGCATGCATCAGCGGCGGCTCCTCATCGCCGCGACGCTCGACGCGCTCACGGCCGCCAACCAGCCGGGGGGTCTGCCCGTCGACGAGCACACCACTCTCGGTACGACGCTCGTCGGCAAGCTCGACATGACGCGCATCGGGCTCATGGGTCACTCCCGCGGTGGCGACGCCGTCACGAGCTTCATCGACTACAACCGCATCCGCACCGATGGGCCGCGGTACCCGTTGCGCGGTGTCATCGCGCTTGCGCCCGTGGACTACGAGCGCAAGGCGCCGTACGGCGTGCCCTTCATGTCTGTGCTTCCCTGGTGCGACGGCGACGTCTCCAACCTCCAGGGCGCTCGATTCTTCGAGCGCAGCCAGTACATCAACGGCGAGAACCCCTTCCCGTCGATCCAGGTCTCGCACCTGGGCGCCAACCACAACTGGTACAACTCCGTCTGGTTCGCCGACGGCCAGGACGGCAACACCAGCGGCGACGCCGCATGCGGTGACACCCGACCGTCCAGCACCAACAATGTCGCGGCCACCAACCACCGTCTCAGCGGCGCCGCCAGCTACGACCCGTGGTCGTACCGCGTCGATAACTCCGACACCTACAACCCCCTCGTGAACACGAAGATCTCCGGCGACCCGGCGCGCATGGGCGCGCAGGAGAAGCTGGGCCTCGCGACGATGGCCGCCTTCTTCCGTCGCTACGTCGGCGGCGAGGGCGCGTTCGAGCCGTACATGACCGGCGAGCTGTCGAACACGACCACGCACAACCAGGTGCCCGCGTCCGCGTGTCCGAGCATCACCGCGGGTGACACGGCGATCTCCTGCGCCGATCGCGTGTCGACGACCTACTTCGCGCCGTCCAACGAGCGCATCGACATCATTCGCCCCGAGGTGGAGAACCCGCTCACGCTCAACGCGCTGGGCGGCGCGCTCAGCGGGACGGGATTCGCGAACCCTTACCTCGACAACGACGGCGTGACTCCGCGTCCGCAGCCGACGCTGGGATACGACTGGTGCAACCCGGAGCCGAACCAGTTCTCGACCAGCGTGCTCGGCATCGCGGGTCAGCCGACCGGCGCGAAGGCCTGCCCCCTGCCCGGCAAGGCGGAGATCGGCGGACAGAACGGCACTCGGGAGAACTCGCCGATCAACCAGTCCTACGGACGGCAGCTCTCGCTCGCGTGGGAGAAGGGCTCGTCGGCGACGCTGACCGCCCAGATCCCGGCGGCCTCGAAGGACGTCAGCGGCATGAAGGCGCTCGCGCTGTCGGCGGATGTCAACTTCTTCGATCCGCGCAACCCCGGCTACGCATCGCGGGAGCCCGGAGCGCCGGCGGCGGACGTGATGTGGAACCCCTCCGCATCCAGCCAGGACTTCGACATCGTGCTGACCGACACCGCGGGCAAGGCGGCTTCGGTGCGCGCCGGCGACCCGCGCTGGGGCAACGCGCTGCACATGGCGACGGGCACGAAGACGCCGTCGACCCACATCGTGCTGGAGCAGATCCGTGTGCCGCTCACCGAGTTCACCGCGCAGGGTGTGGACGTGTCCTCGCTCGCCAAGCTCGAACTGCGATTCGGGGTCGAGGGTACGCCGGAATCGGGTTCGATCCAGCTCGCTGACGTGAGGTTCCAGGAGGCGGCCACCGCCGCGCCGATGATCCTTTCGGACGGCACCGCGAAGAACGCGGGCGCCGGATTCGGTGAGCCGGCCTCGGGCCCGAGCCCGAAGGCGTTCCTCGAGAAGACAGACATCACCGCAGGCGCGCTCGCGCTGCCCGACACCGTGGCCGACCCCGCGTCGAACGTGACGTGGGTCGTCGACGACGACAAGGTGCAGTGCCCGAACGCCAACTTCACGAAGATCCAGGAGGCGATCGACTTCGCATCGCCCTGGGACACGATCGTGGTGTGCGAGGGGACCTACCAGGAGCGTTCGACGCCCACCGTCGCCGCACGCAACCCCGTCTCGGCGCTCGCGCCCGGCGCGACCAACGGTCTGACGATCGCCAAGCCACTGAAGATCAAGGGCGCTGGCGCCGACAAGGTGACCATCATGCCGGATCAGTCGCTCGCGACTCTGGAGGGCTCGACACCGTATCTGCGCGACACGGGCGGCAACGTCGTCACGGTGTCGCGGCAGTCGCTGGGCTCGACGGACACCAACGAGCTGTTCGTCGACATCTCCGGCGTCACGATCACCTCGGGTTCGGTCTGGGCCGAGGCGGGCGTCGCCTTCGTCAACACGGCCGGTCGCATCAGCGACAGCGTGATCGGACCGCTGAAGACGGCCACGACCCCTGAAGAGCGCGCTGCGCACCCGCACGGATGGGGTGTCGTGAAGACGAACTTCCTGCAGGGAGCCGGTGCCGGGACGGTGGAGACCGAACTCACGATCGCGGACAGCCGTGTGACCGGGTTCCAATCGGGCGGCATCCTGTTCGACGGTGCCCGCGGGGCGGACGGCGACGCGGCGAATCTGCTGCGGGCGGGCATCCGTCAGCACGGATACGTGACCGGCACCGTCATCGAAGGTGCCCCGAACGCGGGCCAGCCGCAGGTCGGCGTGCGCTATACGAGCGGGTTCGACGGGTTCGTCGCATCGAGTCGCATCACGGGACACCGCTTCGACGCGACTCCGACGTCCGCCGTCGGCGTCGAGCTGCGCGACGCGGGTGCTGTCGAGGTTCGTGAATCGGTTGTGACCGGCAACGGTGTGAGCGTGGCGAACCGTGACGCGTCGGGTACGGCGCCGCGTACCGACGCGCCCGTGACGGTGCGCGGCAGCCTCGTCGACGGTCTCTCAGCCGACGGATCCACCGTGACCGTCCTCGACCCGAAGGCCGTCGAGCCGGCGGGCGTGCCCATGACCGTGGGTGCCGTGGACAATGCGGCGCCGGCGGCAGCGATCGTCGACCCCGGTGCGGGCCTCACGATCGAGGTCGGTGACACGATCGCTCCGCTCGTGCGGGCGAAGGACGACCTCGCCGTCACCTCCGTGGAGCTGCTCGCGAACGGGAAGTCGGTGGGGCTGACGGGTGTCTCGCCCTACGCCTTCTCTTGGCAGGCCGCCGAGGCCGACAAGGGCACCAAGGTCGCCTTCACGGCCGTGGTGACGGATGCGGGAGGCATGAAGACGACGACGGATGCGCTAGAGGTGACCGTTGCGGGAGATGCGCCCGGTGGACAGGAGCCTGGTGGCGAAGAGCCCGGTGGACAGGAGCCTGGTGGCGAAGAGCCCGGTGGACAGGAGCCTGGTGGCGAAGAGCCCGGTGGGCAGGAGCCTGGTGGCGAAGAGTCTCCGGCTGCCACGGCGGTGCTGTCCCTGTCTGCGCAGACGGTCAAGGCGGGTGATCCGGTGACGGTGAGCGGGGCCGGCTTCGCTCCGGGAACTCAGTTGCGGCTCGAGCTGCACTCGGTGCCCGTGGTCCTGGGCAACGAGACCGTCGGGGCGGATGGATCCTTCCAGACCACGGTCACCATCCCCGCGGATGCGGCGGCCGGGGCGCACACGCTGCGCGCCTTCGCAGCCTCCTCGGAGCTCGCATCGGTCGCCCTTGAGGTGACGGTCTCATCGCCGCTCGCAGCCACTGGCGGTGCGCTGTGGACGACCGGCATCGTGCTGGGGGCGCTGCTGCTGGCCGTCGGAATCGCGATGCTGCTGCTGGTCGTGCGGCGGCGGATGCGCGTGAGCTGA
- a CDS encoding heavy metal translocating P-type ATPase, with translation MSHDHMAHHADAAGHEHHDQHAGMADSGHAGMGHGGHAGHGDHVAQFRRLFWIMLVLAVPVVAFSGMFSMLLGYSLPDGAWVGWVSPSLGAVMYFWGGWPFLTGAVSEVRALRPGMMLLIALAITVAFVASLGASLGLLDHELDFWWELALLIVIMLLGHWIEMRSLAQTTSALDSLAALLPDEAEIVDGDDTRTVAPSDLRVGDVVVVRPGGRVPADGRVVAGSASMDESMITGESRTVRRAAGAGVVAGTIATDSSIRVEITAVGDGTALAGIQRLVADAQNSSSRAQRIADRAAAWLFWFALGAAVITAAVWSLVGLPDEAVVRTITVLVIACPHALGLAIPLVVSIATERAARGGVLIKDRLALERMRVVDTVLFDKTGTLTKGEPTVTGIESTGQLTRDDLLALAAAAEADSEHPLARAIVAAAREHGARIPSASDVASSPAVGVTATVDGRTIRVGGPNLLAEESVRELPVADVWREEGAIILHVLSDGEVIGALRLADAVREESRQAIEALHSLQREVVMITGDAEAVANSVARELGIDRVFAGVRPEDKADRVRDLQSEGRAVAMVGDGVNDAPALAQADVGIAIGAGTDVAIASAGVILAGSDLRSVLSVIQLSRASYRKMAQNLWWAAGYNLLSVPLAAGVLAPLGFVLPMSVGAILMSASTVVVAINAQLLRRLDLRPETSTRDILGEAARA, from the coding sequence ATGTCGCACGATCACATGGCGCATCACGCCGATGCGGCGGGCCATGAGCACCACGATCAGCACGCCGGTATGGCGGACAGCGGGCACGCCGGCATGGGGCATGGTGGGCACGCTGGTCACGGCGATCATGTCGCCCAGTTCCGTCGGCTGTTCTGGATCATGCTCGTGCTCGCGGTGCCGGTGGTCGCCTTCTCGGGCATGTTCTCGATGCTGCTGGGCTACTCGCTTCCTGACGGTGCCTGGGTCGGGTGGGTCTCACCATCGTTGGGTGCGGTCATGTACTTCTGGGGCGGATGGCCGTTCCTCACCGGCGCGGTCTCGGAGGTGCGAGCGCTCCGGCCGGGGATGATGCTGCTGATCGCGCTCGCCATCACCGTCGCGTTCGTCGCATCACTCGGTGCGAGCCTCGGGCTCCTCGATCACGAGCTCGACTTCTGGTGGGAGTTGGCGCTCCTCATCGTCATCATGCTGCTCGGCCACTGGATCGAGATGCGCTCGCTCGCGCAGACGACATCGGCGCTCGACTCCCTGGCGGCCCTGCTGCCGGATGAGGCCGAGATCGTCGACGGCGATGACACACGAACGGTCGCTCCCTCCGACCTCCGGGTCGGCGACGTCGTCGTGGTGCGCCCCGGCGGACGCGTTCCGGCCGACGGTCGCGTGGTCGCCGGTTCGGCGAGCATGGACGAATCTATGATCACGGGGGAGTCCCGCACGGTGCGCCGCGCCGCGGGCGCGGGGGTGGTGGCGGGAACGATCGCCACCGACTCGTCGATCCGGGTCGAGATCACGGCGGTCGGCGACGGCACGGCTCTCGCCGGCATCCAGCGTCTTGTCGCCGACGCGCAGAACTCATCGTCGCGGGCCCAGCGGATCGCAGATCGGGCCGCGGCCTGGTTGTTCTGGTTCGCGCTCGGCGCCGCGGTCATCACAGCCGCCGTCTGGAGCCTGGTCGGACTGCCCGATGAGGCGGTGGTACGCACGATCACCGTTCTCGTCATCGCCTGCCCGCACGCGCTCGGGCTCGCCATCCCGCTCGTCGTCTCGATCGCGACGGAGCGCGCGGCCCGCGGTGGCGTCCTGATCAAGGACCGCCTCGCGCTCGAGCGGATGCGCGTCGTCGACACCGTGCTGTTCGACAAGACCGGCACGCTGACGAAGGGTGAGCCCACCGTGACCGGCATCGAGAGCACAGGGCAACTGACCCGCGACGACCTGCTCGCCCTGGCGGCCGCCGCCGAGGCGGACTCCGAGCATCCGCTCGCCCGCGCCATCGTCGCTGCTGCCCGCGAACATGGCGCACGCATCCCCAGCGCATCGGATGTCGCATCCTCTCCGGCGGTCGGCGTCACGGCCACGGTCGACGGCAGGACGATCCGGGTCGGCGGACCGAATCTTCTGGCCGAAGAGAGTGTGCGGGAGTTGCCTGTCGCCGATGTCTGGCGAGAGGAAGGCGCGATCATCCTGCACGTGCTCTCCGACGGGGAGGTCATCGGTGCGTTGCGCCTCGCTGATGCCGTGCGTGAGGAATCCCGTCAGGCGATCGAGGCACTGCACTCGCTGCAGCGCGAGGTCGTGATGATCACCGGCGACGCGGAGGCGGTGGCGAACTCCGTGGCCCGGGAGCTCGGTATCGATCGCGTCTTCGCGGGGGTCCGCCCTGAGGACAAGGCCGACAGGGTGAGAGATCTCCAGTCCGAGGGCCGGGCCGTCGCAATGGTCGGCGATGGCGTCAATGATGCGCCCGCGCTCGCGCAGGCTGACGTCGGCATCGCCATCGGCGCCGGAACCGACGTGGCGATCGCCTCGGCGGGCGTCATCCTGGCCGGCTCGGATCTGCGTTCGGTGTTGTCCGTCATCCAGCTCTCTCGCGCGTCTTACCGGAAGATGGCGCAGAACCTCTGGTGGGCGGCGGGGTACAACCTGCTGTCGGTGCCGTTGGCGGCGGGGGTGCTGGCACCACTCGGATTCGTGCTGCCGATGTCGGTCGGGGCCATCCTGATGTCGGCGTCGACCGTGGTGGTGGCGATCAACGCCCAGCTCCTGCGTCGTCTGGATCTGCGCCCGGAGACGAGCACCCGCGACATCCTCGGCGAGGCCGCTCGGGCGTAG
- a CDS encoding YbaK/EbsC family protein, whose amino-acid sequence MTDDQHLPERSRIVQQHLTEAGIVSQVRELPDSTRTAADAASALGCEVGAIASSLLFLADDEPVLVMTSGRHRVDTDILAAELDASTIVMASAKQVRAITGQAIGGVAPVGHPTPIRTVIDTSLNDYETIWAAGGTPHTVMPLTFEQLTALTGGSPVRVASD is encoded by the coding sequence ATGACCGATGACCAGCACCTGCCCGAACGGAGCCGGATCGTCCAGCAGCACCTGACCGAGGCGGGAATCGTCTCGCAGGTGCGCGAACTGCCGGACTCCACTCGCACGGCCGCCGACGCGGCCTCCGCACTCGGATGCGAGGTCGGAGCGATCGCGAGCAGCCTCCTGTTCCTGGCCGACGACGAACCGGTGCTGGTGATGACCAGCGGCCGGCATCGCGTCGACACCGACATCCTGGCCGCGGAGCTGGACGCCTCAACCATCGTCATGGCCTCCGCGAAGCAAGTGCGTGCGATCACCGGGCAGGCCATCGGCGGCGTAGCCCCGGTAGGGCACCCCACACCGATCCGAACCGTGATCGACACCAGCCTGAACGACTACGAGACGATCTGGGCCGCGGGCGGCACACCGCACACCGTGATGCCGCTGACGTTCGAGCAGCTCACGGCGCTCACCGGCGGCTCGCCTGTGCGGGTTGCCTCGGACTGA
- a CDS encoding helix-turn-helix domain-containing protein, with product MDESVGVRLRRLREERGMSLSELARVSGIGKGTISELENDRRGARLDTLFALTTALDSPLGALLAGSGAEAQPVTGASVSAILLDKWTVGSTLIEAYRATLTTDRQESRAHAHGIEETITVIRGRVLIGPPGTEQELRAGESVRYPGDGPHRFQALDDAADVILLMHYPPHTASEEGQLPHDR from the coding sequence ATGGACGAATCCGTCGGCGTACGACTGCGGCGGCTCCGCGAGGAGCGCGGCATGTCGCTCTCGGAGCTCGCTCGCGTGAGCGGGATCGGCAAGGGCACGATCTCCGAGCTGGAGAACGATCGCCGAGGTGCACGCCTCGACACCCTGTTCGCACTGACAACCGCACTCGACTCACCGCTGGGCGCCCTCCTCGCCGGCAGCGGCGCGGAGGCCCAGCCGGTCACCGGCGCTTCCGTGTCCGCGATACTGCTCGACAAATGGACGGTCGGCTCGACCCTGATCGAGGCCTACCGCGCAACTCTCACGACCGACCGCCAGGAGTCCCGCGCTCACGCTCACGGCATCGAAGAGACGATCACCGTCATCCGGGGGCGCGTCCTCATCGGTCCGCCAGGCACCGAGCAAGAGCTGCGCGCCGGCGAGAGCGTCCGCTATCCGGGGGATGGGCCGCATCGTTTCCAGGCACTCGACGATGCGGCAGACGTCATCCTGCTCATGCACTATCCACCGCACACCGCCTCCGAGGAAGGACAGCTCCCCCATGACCGATGA
- a CDS encoding DNA-directed RNA polymerase subunit beta, with protein MTDEQRPFHKPIRRPAELFDRLFSGDDPAEVSRIAHSTAAALLARVRADPDAEVVDRLVSFATEHGIDDVAELWSRAPARSLPGALWRLYLLQAMIHDDPRTAALLYERGRAALASIDDLVAGAPAPAGPEELMALIDMILRGLFEGDFAVALERAAAFCRVTAAGAVQLADDYETSEPERASSFTTRALRLTSYAEDLTASAALWRRDNLT; from the coding sequence ATGACTGACGAGCAGCGGCCCTTCCACAAGCCCATTCGGCGTCCCGCCGAACTGTTCGACCGCCTGTTCTCGGGCGACGATCCCGCCGAAGTGTCGCGTATCGCGCACTCGACCGCCGCTGCTCTCCTCGCCCGCGTCCGTGCGGATCCGGATGCGGAGGTCGTCGACCGCTTGGTGTCCTTCGCAACCGAGCACGGCATCGACGACGTCGCCGAGTTGTGGTCACGGGCACCTGCGCGCTCGCTGCCGGGCGCGCTCTGGCGTCTCTACCTGCTCCAGGCGATGATCCACGACGACCCGCGCACGGCGGCGCTCCTGTACGAGCGGGGCCGCGCTGCACTCGCATCGATCGACGACCTGGTCGCGGGCGCGCCGGCGCCGGCAGGGCCCGAGGAGTTGATGGCGCTGATCGACATGATCCTGCGTGGGCTCTTCGAGGGCGATTTCGCCGTCGCGCTCGAGCGCGCCGCGGCGTTCTGCCGCGTGACGGCCGCGGGCGCGGTGCAGCTCGCCGACGATTACGAGACGAGCGAGCCGGAACGGGCGTCCTCGTTCACCACGCGGGCGCTGCGTCTCACCAGCTACGCGGAGGATCTCACCGCATCCGCCGCGCTCTGGCGCCGCGACAACCTCACCTGA
- a CDS encoding SIR2 family protein has translation MTFAEDLVAHLNRLPAAPFLFVGSGFSRRFVGADDWAGLLRRFAEPTGNAYERYASAANGDFPRIATLIADDFHGVWWDSDAYADQRAANPAPRGRTSPLKIAIADYLSDAVSQLPSSGLLVDELAMLSKGTIEGIITTNYDEVLEHLFPDFAVFAGQDELLFHEPQGVGEIYKIHGSSAKPESLVVELEDYERFTRRNAYLAAKLLTIFVEHPVIFIGYSLTDDDVREILTSIAHILTNENLSKLQDRLIFIHPLKGEDAQSTVGAIVQPVSRTWCELNPSMPLTDCMGVTPGTYPGPGSTSSRMVLNNEPPRKAPNLCWYSPNFGNDPASTWSCTSGDL, from the coding sequence ATGACCTTCGCCGAGGACCTCGTGGCACACCTCAACAGATTGCCCGCAGCCCCATTCCTGTTCGTGGGAAGCGGGTTCTCCCGGCGTTTCGTGGGCGCCGATGACTGGGCGGGACTTCTGCGGCGGTTCGCCGAACCTACGGGAAATGCCTACGAACGCTATGCGTCGGCGGCGAACGGAGACTTCCCAAGGATCGCGACGCTCATCGCGGATGACTTCCATGGCGTCTGGTGGGACAGCGATGCTTACGCGGATCAGCGTGCCGCGAATCCCGCGCCCCGTGGTCGGACATCGCCACTGAAGATCGCCATCGCGGACTATCTCAGCGATGCAGTCTCGCAGTTGCCGAGCTCGGGGCTTCTCGTGGACGAGTTAGCAATGCTCAGCAAGGGCACCATCGAGGGAATCATCACCACGAACTACGACGAAGTCCTCGAGCATCTCTTCCCAGACTTTGCGGTATTCGCGGGTCAGGACGAGTTGCTTTTTCATGAGCCGCAGGGCGTCGGAGAGATCTACAAGATCCACGGCAGCTCAGCTAAGCCGGAATCCCTAGTAGTCGAACTGGAGGACTACGAGCGGTTCACTCGACGTAACGCCTACTTGGCGGCAAAACTCCTGACGATCTTCGTTGAGCACCCCGTCATCTTCATCGGCTACTCACTAACAGACGACGACGTCCGCGAGATCCTGACGAGTATCGCGCACATCCTCACGAACGAGAATCTCAGCAAGCTGCAAGATCGGTTGATCTTCATCCATCCGCTCAAGGGCGAGGATGCGCAGAGTACGGTAGGGGCGATTGTCCAGCCGGTTAGCCGAACGTGGTGTGAGCTGAACCCGTCAATGCCGCTGACGGATTGCATGGGCGTAACACCGGGCACGTATCCCGGCCCCGGCTCTACTTCGAGCAGAATGGTGCTGAACAATGAACCGCCGCGGAAGGCCCCAAACCTCTGTTGGTACTCGCCAAACTTCGGTAACGACCCTGCCAGCACCTGGAGCTGTACGTCGGGAGACCTCTGA